The following nucleotide sequence is from Drosophila simulans strain w501 chromosome 3L, Prin_Dsim_3.1, whole genome shotgun sequence.
AAGTCGAAAGAAATCCTCGTAATTCACCCGCTCCGTGGCACATCCCTCGTCCACAATCATCCGGAAATTGGACAAAGCCAGACGGATTTTTTGCGCATCCAGACGGATGTTGAAGCTTctgaaaatttctaaaatgcGTGCCAGTGGCAAGTGACCCGTTCCATCCGTGTCACTCCTCTCCAGCACTGAATTTAGTACGTACTTGTGAAATTCCAGCGGATTCCTCAAACTATGACGCTTTTTGTTCAAATAGCGTATGGCATCTAGTAGCCGATTGGTTTTGTCACAGGGTTCGATATTATTTAGCAACATCTTCACATCGCCATTGCTGCGCAGAGGAACACCGAAAGTTATGTCCGGCACCGCACAAGTGAACCTACAGATGTCTAAAACAATTAATCCAAATCTATATGGCTAAAGACCTACTTTTTGTTTCGCATGCCGAGTGGAGCCTCGTTTCGATCCATAAAGTCCACTTGCGCCTTGCCAATAACCTTCAGGTGATTCTCACCTTCCTCAAGACATCGCTTCACTTTGAGTCCAAAATCGCCGTGAGTATGAATATCACCACAAGGTGATTTTCGATCAAATGGTTGGGCATATCTAAAAATAACTAAGACGTTCATTAAATTAGCACAATATTTGTAGTAACCAAAAGCTTAACCTGCGATTAACCTGCTCCGAAGGAAAGTAGTGATTGTGGCTAATGATGTACTTGTCGTGGAAAGCCTCGTACTCCTTATTAACTTGCTCCGCCGACTTGGCCGGTAATATAACGTCGTAGAGACACTCATTTCGGGTTGGACTCGATGGACTTCCGAAGGTTTGGCTTGTATTGGTCACGTCTTCCGGTTTGGAGTACGTTTTCTTGACCTCACCCAAAGTGGCCTTTTTGAAGTACATTTCCTCGTAGAACTTCTCCCTGAAGGACATAAAGCGCGACTTTTGCAGCTCGCTGGTGAGCAAATCccggatgctgctgctgggtaGAACGGAACCGGCTGGGAAATTCTGTGATTTTTCAATGATCTGCCCGTAATTGCGCCTCACTAGACTCTCAGCCAATTCTTCTGGATTGCTGATACTAAGACAAACTTTTACACCTTCCGCGCCATCTAATCCACTGGTGGACAATCCTGCAGTCGGAATATCTGCGTTTCTGTCTATAAAGTGTCCCTTATTGGCCATGTTTGTTagtgtaaatatgtatatagtgTGGGTTCATGTGTTTTCAGAGTGCTTAAACATATTACTGAGTGATAAATCAGGActtcttaaataaataaataattgtatttattggTCTTGTAAATGAGTATGTTTACATgtcaaataatttatggctTAGTATTAGTTCAACTTTAGCTAGTCGTCTAGTCTATTGTACATGGTACTAGTACATCATTGCACGTCTCTCTGGCCGCGGAGATGGCATCTGGTTTTTCAGTACAGGTGGTGGTTTTTGTGCAGGACAAAGTCCCAGGTATCCTTCCATCGCAGACTGCGAACCTCATTTAAGGTCATTTGTCTCGCACCATAACTGAATGGTATGAACTTTGAGAAAATGCTGAGCACGCCCAGCAACCACAGGATTAGCATGAGGCGATACAGGCGCACCAGGTGGACACCGCGTCCGGTACAGAAGCGCCTGAGCAGATAGTCCAGATGCTCCACGACAAAGCACAATAGAAGTAACTTAAACACAAAGGCTGGCAAGTAATTGTGCAGGAAGAGTGTACGATCCACACAGAAATACGGCAGATAGTGCATCACGTAGCCCATAAAAAAGGTGTCACCAGCTAATACGAATCGCTGCCACTCGTGCTCCGAAATATCAAAGCAAAGACGTTGGCGCCGCATCGCGTAGAAGGCGAGTAATCCGGCATAGACAAGTATTCCCATTGTGGCTGTATACCAGAGCAGTATGTTTCCCAGCAAATAGATCTGCGCACTGGACTGTGAGTCCAACCAGTAAGCGATGCCCTTGTCCATCAGCGGCCACTCGTGCGGCATCGAGCTGTACATGTGACTTGGCACTGACTTCGATTGGAACAGCATCTTGGACTGCAGCTCCAGTAGCTTGGCCCAGAACGAGATGCGCGTCCGCTTTGTGGGTATCATCTCGGCGGTTAGCATCTGCCGCTCTCGCTCCCGATGGTCCTCAGCTATAAAGGATTCAAAATGAGtataaagtattttttccAAGTATCTCAAAGGCGACTTACTCTGCGTATAGCGGTGCTCCTCAACATTCCAGATGGCATCCTCATGTATTCCCTTGTCACGATCCGCCACCACCTCGTGCTGATTGAAACCCCAGTCGGGAAGTTGGCGGCCACTGAACTTCAAGCAGGCATCTGTGGACACGTGTACGAGGCGGACCTCCGACTTGATGGCGTGCCAAATGTCACCCTCCGAATCGCGATTCAGAATCTCCACGCGCCACAACAGCTCACCGGCCATCTTGATCTCGTAATCTATGTAACAGCTGACTTCTTGGCACTGCGGCGTCATTGCCGCGGCCACATCGTGTGAGTTCAGAGCTCGGCTCGTAATTCCATGGACCAACTGAATAATTTCACCGTGCCGAATGATATCCGGCTCATCACCCACCACCAGGTTCTCCTTTGTTGGTCGCTTAACCAGCCACCAGTTGTTCACATCCTTGAAGGAGTAGCAGGTGACCTGCTGCTGGTGAGACGAGCCTCTCTTGTCCGGATACCGCACCGGATAGACAGCTGCATGCGAGTGCAGCCAACAGGTGCGTCCGTGGGTGTGTCGTAGTGTGATTTGGGATCCATGAACCACTGCCAATGGCTGTCCTTTTGTGATCGATGCCAGTCCTCCATCTAACGAGGCCTGAAACGCGCTAGTCATGATACTATCGTGCGGTCCAGCCCGGTGCAGCGTCTTGAAGTGGACATAGAAGACTCCCACGTAGACGGCCAATGGAATGCCAACGAAGATTAACAGGCGACTTATGGCATGCATCCATAGCTGGCGatcttgaaaaaaaaattttttattttgattaaaattacgtatacgtaacgttAGAAAGATTTTTGAATCTCGAGGAAAAGGGTATCTTACCGGTGAGACCGGCGTCGTAGAGCTGTTGCCACAGGTGTCGACACATCAAATAAAAGGCTAGCCCCAGTGCCAAGAATCCGACGTACTTGACGGTTCCAGCGGCTcccaaacaaacagcagctgTCGTTCCACTAAAGAACCATTCCAAGCTGCCCAGGCGACTACGTTGAAAGCGGAGCAGACAGGCGATGCCCACCGTGGTGGCCAGCAGTAGCATTGATTCCATCAGAACAAAACGGGATTGCGTCAGCAAGGAGTTGTCCAGGACCACAAGCAAACCACCTAAAGCGGATGACCAGCGACTGAGCTTCGCCTCCAGCAACAGATTGTAAACGGCGGGGGCCAGTAGACTGCCGCACATGGCTGGTAGAAACCGGAACCAGAAGATGGGCATTTCCGGGGAGTAGGGCTCTCCAATCCGATTGAAGGTGTAATTGCCATCGTAGCCAGCCAGGCTGACCAGTCCGGCGATCAGCTGTTTGCCCAGCGGCGGATGTTGATCGAAGAAGAAAATGTTGCGCATGTACATGGAAATGTACTTGCCGTAGTGGAGTTCATCGAATCTGTCGGGTAGAAagtattttattgtaattacattaataaacaaaaaatctaaGACATTGTTTTGTGTGGCGACCCAATTTGCaggtttgttattgtttttctacTCACACGATGTGCGGCGGCGTTGCCAGCTTGTAGAAACGCGTGCCGAAGGCCAAGAGAAAGAGTGTCCAACTGAAGAGATCGATGCTCAGGTTAACGGTAAATGGCTGCGAACTCGCACTAGAGGTTTTTCTCTCTTCTGCGGATGCTGCGCCTGCGCTGTTCTTGTTGATGTGTTTTTGGCAGGAGAGCGAGCGCGACCGAGACGGCGACGGCGAAGGTGAGAGGGAGCGTGAACGATCGGATGTAGGCGAGGGGGAGACTTGTTTTGGCGTCGGTACCGGCGTTGGCGTCGCAGTTGGAGTCGGCGTTGGCGTCGTGTGCCGGTTAACGCTGCCGCGAAGCGGCGCATTCAAATGACAGTTGACGTCGACGCAGCAATTGAGCATTGTTAGAGCACGAGCACCGTTACAGCACAGTGGTGAAGGTGAGTTGCTGTTTGccgtgtgttgttgttgcatcgAGTTTGTTGAACGGCTGCGAAAGTGAAGTCTTTCGTTTGACTCGCCGCTCAAATCGCTGCCCGTCcattggtgttgttgttgttgttgctgcctcaCTTTGGCCGTCTTGCGGCGCTGTGTTATTGTATTGGTGTAGGTGGCCGACATAGCGGTTTcgaagtttttgttatttttttagtgTGCGATTTGCTCTGCGGAATTTAGCGGGCATTTCTTCCTCGCATTGTTTTTCTTACCCACTTTCACTGATCAATTAGCAATCGTTAAACATGAGATAATCACAACAGCGATCGGttgtttcactttttgttATGTAAATTTCTTATTTTGCCACGTTTTCCTGCTAACAAAAAAACTGGTTTTGTACTTTCGACACTCCACTTGTCTCGCTGGCTCTTCGCCTTGCAGCCTTCTTGGTCGATTTGCATTAACATACAAACGATCGCCAGCTGTTGAAAGAAAGTTTCGATGCCGAATTATTCCCACAAACACACTCTCACGGAAGTAAAATAACTATCTTTTCCCGGTCGAccgcttcttggccaaaatcgCAACCTGCACGGTAAAGATCTCGCGACGCACTGACTTGGCTGAATCTGAATGGACTTGGACTGAATAGATCCGCGATGGCTCTCTTTCTTCTGCgcagccgctgccgctgccctCGGTGCACAGTGGGTTGACTTCGCACAACTCGCTGCAAAATTACAAAGTGAAGTGACTTGATgaagtaaaatttatttatgatgcaTATGCTCGCATAATAGGGAACTAAGTAAATTAAACTACTTGTTATAGTATTCTTCATTTCTTACAAAATAGAAGTGAAATTGAATATAGCGATTATTTTCAGATGCAGAGACATGTTAGCTAACTATTTTTGCAgcgaattttaaaaaattagcCCATTGTGCGACTGCGCTGCCTGCTCATGGAATGCGGTTCGGCTGCTGGGGCCCTGTCTCTTTCCCCAACTTCTTTCTCCGCGTCCTCGGACGCCTTGATTCTTAACCCATTTCCCGTTTTGTCTGCCAAGCTCAGTGATGCTgtattgcaaatgaaaaaagcTAGATTATAAGGgtgtatctttttttttagcggtatttttttaaaaggcataaaagtaaaatgttaaaccttaaaataaatgaataaaattaatgaatgaaaattatatttatatagtacATTTCAAACATAAAAAGCAAAGCGCATCTAAAATAAGATTACTGAAGAAATCAAgattttgttaatattaaaGACGCAGTTAAAAAAGAACTGAAATTTAGTTACTTaccttaaaatatattgaacgttttatatatttttgtaactataaatatttaactttttttggcTGGATTATATCCAAACCTGCAACACtgtatgtgcatgcaaaaaatcTCTGCCGGTTtcttctctctctttttctctccCTTGAGTGATTGTCGCCAAACGGAGTctgcaaaaacaaagaataACAACATTACAATTAAACACCATTTATTGGCGGCATAAAAAGCGGTTGTTTGGTATTTAGCCGCTaagtatgtgtgtgagtgtgtgtttgtgtgtaagGGGGGCCGTATAAAGCACGCGTCACAGGTGGAGAAGTGGAAAGGTGGGAACCTGTTCTCTTGCTTATGACCTATTCTATAGGCCATGAAACAAAGATGTGGGTACTCGAATGACCTATTGGCCTTATTTCGTTGCGTCTTTCAATGGATCTCGAAGTTATCAAAATACGAATTTTAAGCTTTGCATCCGACTTATGACATCAGTTGCGTTATTACTGTTTTAATTCCACAGTATTAGCTAAACGGTTTGAAACTGGTTCTAAATAATACGAAATTCACATGAGATGGTGTGCTTGTTCTTCCCACatggtatgtatgtatgtatgtgtatctaTGAAAATGATACAAATTAACATTGTGCAACATATGTAgatgttatttaattatttatttttgccgaagcaaaatatcgaaattttttaaatgaataagaataaatatatgtatatagaataAATGTAGGTATATGTtacattatatatgtataactttACTGCACGCTTTATTTGCCGCCTTGTTTTCCCCCtgatataataatatatttagaaagtgtgagtatatatataaacagcTGAAACTCTGAAGCACCGTCAATGTGTTTCCATCTAAATTGAACTTCctaaaatatctttaatgTTTGCCCAACTGTTTGTGGTAGGCATAGAAATGTGcgaattattatttgattgaccTGGTTTTAAAGATAGGCCTAAAGTTCTCACGCTAATGCAAACAAGCCCAGATCCGTCAGCTGTTGGATTTGTCAGCTCCCCCAAGGGATATAAATATAGCGCGATTCAGACCAGTTTAGCATCAGTTGATCATATCCAATTACCAGACATCAACATGAAGTACTCCTGTGTTctgctccttttggccaccGTCGCCTGTTTCCTGGTGAGCCTGTCCAGTGCCAGTACCACGACCACGACCACGACAgctgccaccaccacaacGACCACCGCCTCGTCCTCGGACACCACTACCACGACTGCCTCGTCCTCGGACACCACGACCACCACGGAAGCGTCCTCttccaagaagaagaagcacaCGATCCACTACAAGCGCAAGGTGCACCGCCCCAAGAAGGTCAAGACGATCCACAAGAAGAAGAACCGCAGCGGTTAAGGATCTTAGATACCCACAGACCAGCTTCCAACTTACATGAACTCCGACTTCCGAAGACAACTGCCATATCATTAAGAatactatatttattgttctGCAAACCAACTTAAATACTATTATTAAATACAAAGAAAGATATTCCAATATTTTACTATTAAATAGATTTGCCTTTGTTACGAACTCTAACTCCTTAAAGTCACTTATCGTTGCACTTACAAGATGTTTAGCTATTATAGTTTAAactacaatatttatttatatatttttaaaacaaaagtaattaGTTCTACCCACACATATAAAAAAGATTATACAATAATAATTGTAAGCTAAATTTaatgaatgcaattaaaaatcatgAAGACCATAGATCGTGTCTATACAGGCATGCATCgacatatttattaaaaaagtgttaaaaacTACATCCTATAGTTATTTTACACGttgtaaaaaaataagagaagaGAATTTCTTACGAAAATCATATCCACACTTGAGGAATCTCTAGAAACTTTGTAGGCTGTTAAAATAGTCCTTAAGATAGGAAATTGTTTACTATCAGTTTGTTGCTTAaactaagtaaaaaaaaacttagtACCAGCTGTGATGTTCATACTGCATTAAGAAATTAACGATTGGTGCATTGTATGGGTGAAGTAAATCTGAATCCAGTCCCcgtttaaataacaaaatattgaattataaatttttaaatttaattattagtatATTTgctcaataataaatatagtaTTCTTAATGATAAGGCAGTTGTCTTCGGAGGTCGGAGTTCATGTTAGTTGGAAGCTGGTCTGTGGGTATCTAAGATCCTTAACCGCTGCGGTTCTTCTTCCTGTGGATCTTCTTGACCTTCTTGGGGCGGTGCACCTTGCGCTTGTAGTGGATCGtgtgcttcttcttcttggaaGAGGACGCTTCCGTGGTGGTCGTGGTGTCCGAGGACGAGGCAGTCGTGGTAGTGGTGTCCGAGGACGAGGCGGTGGTCGTAGTGGTGGTGGCATCTGTCGTGGTCGTGGTCGTGGTACTGGCACTGGACAGGCTCACCAGGAAACAGGCGACGGTGGCCAAGAGGAGCAGAACACAGGAGTACTTCATGTTGATGTCTGGTAATTGGATATGATCAACTGATGCTAAACTGGTCTGAATCGTGCCATATTTATATCCCTTGGGTAAGTTAGAAACACAAACATTTGACGGATTTGGGTTTATTTGCATTAGCGTGAGAACCTTATGCATACTACCATTTGATACAGaactttggctttgtttaaCTGGGCTAAgctaataataatttgcaAAGAACTTAGCCTACCACAAGACAGTTGTATCAACATAAAAGATATTTTGGGGACTAGAATCTGGCGCGTTGTGACGAATGTCTTTTACAGTACCTAGAATACTGGGCCTAACAAATACAATTATATAGGCTTATTATTTTAGCCTGAATTAAAATGATACGAAATTAATGGGCATAAACTTATTATTGCtgttaatattttactttattactTAGTTACTTGATATTAAGAACGAcagttttttttaacttttaaatcaGTTGCAActcttct
It contains:
- the LOC6737677 gene encoding uncharacterized protein LOC6737677 isoform X2, with translation MSVSTTLYYRPSRRSKLIRSTRLSTTSTSLATITTFLRSRLIAVIFRYAQPFDRKSPCGDIHTHGDFGLKVKRCLEEGENHLKVIGKAQVDFMDRNEAPLGMRNKKFTCAVPDITFGVPLRSNGDVKMLLNNIEPCDKTNRLLDAIRYLNKKRHSLRNPLEFHKYVLNSVLERSDTDGTGHLPLARILEIFRSFNIRLDAQKIRLALSNFRMIVDEGCATERVNYEDFFRLLSIQNSLPKTGNLTNVSDVSCLDTTYRLLCADLQNKSKDDTGAIKQSLEGNKTTAKDLLTPDLAILRGLTHSDFTCLRTKAEIERIFKSLVTTDKFEVIWQSLMTKFKDQNEMASVSQFRTEMHNKVEATST
- the LOC6737677 gene encoding EF-hand domain-containing family member B isoform X1, with the translated sequence MANKGHFIDRNADIPTAGLSTSGLDGAEGVKVCLSISNPEELAESLVRRNYGQIIEKSQNFPAGSVLPSSSIRDLLTSELQKSRFMSFREKFYEEMYFKKATLGEVKKTYSKPEDVTNTSQTFGSPSSPTRNECLYDVILPAKSAEQVNKEYEAFHDKYIISHNHYFPSEQVNRRYAQPFDRKSPCGDIHTHGDFGLKVKRCLEEGENHLKVIGKAQVDFMDRNEAPLGMRNKKFTCAVPDITFGVPLRSNGDVKMLLNNIEPCDKTNRLLDAIRYLNKKRHSLRNPLEFHKYVLNSVLERSDTDGTGHLPLARILEIFRSFNIRLDAQKIRLALSNFRMIVDEGCATERVNYEDFFRLLSIQNSLPKTGNLTNVSDVSCLDTTYRLLCADLQNKSKDDTGAIKQSLEGNKTTAKDLLTPDLAILRGLTHSDFTCLRTKAEIERIFKSLVTTDKFEVIWQSLMTKFKDQNEMASVSQFRTEMHNKVEATST
- the LOC6737677 gene encoding EF-hand domain-containing family member B isoform X3; amino-acid sequence: MANKGHFIDRNADIPTAGLSTSGLDGAEGVKVCLSISNPEELAESLVRRNYGQIIEKSQNFPAGSVLPSSSIRDLLTSELQKSRFMSFREKFYEEMYFKKATLGEVKKTYSKPEDVTNTSQTFGSPSSPTRNECLYDVILPAKSAEQVNKEYEAFHDKYIISHNHYFPSEQVNRRYAQPFDRKSPCGDIHTHGDFGLKVKRCLEEGENHLKVIGKAQVDFMDRNEAPLGMRNKKHL
- the LOC6737678 gene encoding protein O-mannosyltransferase 1, producing the protein MSATYTNTITQRRKTAKVRQQQQQQHQWTGSDLSGESNERLHFRSRSTNSMQQQHTANSNSPSPLCCNGARALTMLNCCVDVNCHLNAPLRGSVNRHTTPTPTPTATPTPVPTPKQVSPSPTSDRSRSLSPSPSPSRSRSLSCQKHINKNSAGAASAEERKTSSASSQPFTVNLSIDLFSWTLFLLAFGTRFYKLATPPHIVFDELHYGKYISMYMRNIFFFDQHPPLGKQLIAGLVSLAGYDGNYTFNRIGEPYSPEMPIFWFRFLPAMCGSLLAPAVYNLLLEAKLSRWSSALGGLLVVLDNSLLTQSRFVLMESMLLLATTVGIACLLRFQRSRLGSLEWFFSGTTAAVCLGAAGTVKYVGFLALGLAFYLMCRHLWQQLYDAGLTDRQLWMHAISRLLIFVGIPLAVYVGVFYVHFKTLHRAGPHDSIMTSAFQASLDGGLASITKGQPLAVVHGSQITLRHTHGRTCWLHSHAAVYPVRYPDKRGSSHQQQVTCYSFKDVNNWWLVKRPTKENLVVGDEPDIIRHGEIIQLVHGITSRALNSHDVAAAMTPQCQEVSCYIDYEIKMAGELLWRVEILNRDSEGDIWHAIKSEVRLVHVSTDACLKFSGRQLPDWGFNQHEVVADRDKGIHEDAIWNVEEHRYTQTEDHRERERQMLTAEMIPTKRTRISFWAKLLELQSKMLFQSKSVPSHMYSSMPHEWPLMDKGIAYWLDSQSSAQIYLLGNILLWYTATMGILVYAGLLAFYAMRRQRLCFDISEHEWQRFVLAGDTFFMGYVMHYLPYFCVDRTLFLHNYLPAFVFKLLLLCFVVEHLDYLLRRFCTGRGVHLVRLYRLMLILWLLGVLSIFSKFIPFSYGARQMTLNEVRSLRWKDTWDFVLHKNHHLY
- the LOC6737679 gene encoding protein new-glue 3; its protein translation is MKYSCVLLLLATVACFLVSLSSASTTTTTTTAATTTTTTASSSDTTTTTASSSDTTTTTEASSSKKKKHTIHYKRKVHRPKKVKTIHKKKNRSG
- the LOC6737680 gene encoding protein new-glue 3; this encodes MKYSCVLLLLATVACFLVSLSSASTTTTTTTDATTTTTTASSSDTTTTTASSSDTTTTTEASSSKKKKHTIHYKRKVHRPKKVKKIHRKKNRSG